Below is a genomic region from Pseudopipra pipra isolate bDixPip1 chromosome 6, bDixPip1.hap1, whole genome shotgun sequence.
GTGCTTTGGAGCTGAGGAATGTGAAGTCATATTATTAAGCTGAACCTTATTTCTGTCTCCCCCAGCTTTGGAGCAGGGCTATAAGGCAACATTAATAGCAATGCTGTATCCTCTCTGTTCTGGGACAGATGCTTGTCAAGTGCATCTTCATCTTGAGATATCTCTGTCTGGCCCCTGTGCAGCACCCACGCCTGAATGAGGCTCACCCTGTGCTGAGATCTAATCAGCAGCCTTTCCTGGCTAGTCCAGAGTCAGGGAAGAGAGGATGGATGGCCACAGATGTACTCCCGTGTCTCATTTATTTGGGAgatgggagggagaggggaaggagagggaagtgCCAGAAAACCTAATCTTATTTCAGTTCAAATCCAAAGGCTTTTGTGATGGTTTAAGGTGAATTTTGCCCAAGTTGGAAATTAATTGGGACTTAGGGTGTTGCCTTTAGTTTTGTATTTAATGAGCAGTGATCTTGGGAATTTGGTGTGTGGCGATTATGTGTTATCAGCCATCTTTGTGTTATGTTGCATCTTGATTTGATTTCTTATAAATGCTTCCTTTTGAAAATATCCTTGCCTTTAGAGTCATGTGAGAAGGTGTGTATAAAAAGCTAAATTATAAGGCATCAGTATAGCCTTCCCAGCTTTCTGCCTCATATAGGTCCATAGCAGTCAAACTATCAGTCTTCTGAAACTCAGCTATTATAAAACGTCATAGAATTGTATcgtagaaccatagaatggtttgggttggaaggaaccttaatTGTGACAAGCACATGCTACTTTTTGGACTGTCTTCAGAAGTATTTCAAGAACTGATCTTTCTATTTATGGGTTCTATTTATGCATTTATGGATCATGTGGCCATTGTAAACTCTTGTAGAAGAAGGAGTTCCCTCTGCTAAAATAACTACCATGTGTCTTCCCAGAGCCTTGATATTGAATGCTAGCTCATTCTGGTGCAGTGATGCTTGCAGCATTTTGTCTCTCCTTTGCATTGATTGATTGCTTTGAACTTCTACCAGATAGGTGATACTGTCTGGTCCCCTCACTACCAATACTGAGCAGAAAATTATGTCCGATAGCAAAGAGGTAGTGGAAGTTATGGTCCTCATGGTATAAAGCTGAAGATCATCCAGCACCAACTgacttcccactgctgctgcaccTCCTGTTGTTTGCATCCCGCAGTGATGTTGCTGGAATGACACCTCGCTGTGCCAGATGTGGATGTGTTTTGTCACACTCGTGCCAGAAAAGTGACACTGTGGTGCCTCCTGGGTGACTAGGGCTCAGGACTGAGCTGCAAGCCTGCCTGTAGGCTTGGTCCTCAGAGCAGGACTCATGCTGAAGGAGGGCTCTTGACACAAGCAGCCCTGCTGAAATTAATGCCACTACTTAGAGGAGAGATGGGGGATGTGTCTGCTGCACAGATGTGTCTACTGGAGGATGTGTCTACTGGCCAGAGCCAGGCCAGACTACGTAGATCCCCTCCAGTGATCTCTTGGCTGTGTTTAGTAGTTATATTTGAGGGAGAACTTTCACCTTGGATAAATAACCTTGCTGACCTAGAGCTACAGAGTGAGTTTTAACTCTTCTGCCTTCTGTTACCTGAGTGTTAAACTGTTACCTCAATGTTTTATTAAGAGCAGTTTTAAAATTTGATACTTTTATTCTAAGTCATTTTTGCAGCAGTTCTCAAGGGGGGATGACCACAAGAATGCTTCACTGTATTTTTCAGGTTGGTTAGGTTGCTAATGAACACATATTAAGATTGTATTAAACAGCATGTGTGTGGATAAAGTCCCTGGGGAGTTTCACCTGTGACAAAGAATTGCAGGATTGGGTCATTACTATATCATTTTAGAAAAGTGATTGTGGCCTCCACTTAATGTTAAAATGTTTGTCAAAGCAAGTGAAAAccagtgaagaaaaatattcccaaaTTCTGAGATCTTAGTCTACAACACATAGCCTGAGTTTAGAGGTCCAAACACATAAACAGAGGCTACCCTGGCAGAGATTGTCTTTGAAATAATATACTATTCATTTGACAAATAGTGAAATTACCCTCTACttagaattaaattaaaaatataagcaGGACTGACAAGGTCCTGGAGTGTGTTGAGAAATGCCTAGCAATAAAAACCATCATGGCATTAGAGAAGTTAGACAGATAGTGTTAATTACAGAAGTTGTTTGTCCCACAGAGAAGGAGATTGGTAGTAGCAGTGATTTATTTCAGAGGGCAATTTAGTCATTGAACTATTCCTAGACAAGGCTCTGAATTTAAGTGATACTTAGACTCCTAAGTCATTTTTGAAACCAAATTTAGGTGCTTGAGTCATGTAGATGTTTTTGAAATTCCTCCTGTCTTTCTGTCAGCCATTTCTACATGGATGAACTTGGAAGACACAGCAGCTACTGGCTGTGGTACAGTTAGGtaggagctgggagctggaagTGTCAAGAGGTTGGTGGATAACTGCCAGCAATCATAGTATGGATAAGGATGATCTGATGTGCCTGGGGTATTtttggagctgctgtgcttgtATAGTTGGTCTCTGTGTGCACCTTGCATCAGAGGCACCTGGAAtgtgtcatctttgctgtgaaCGTGCACACATCTACCTTGCAGCCCAGAGATCTTGGGCTTGCTGCTTGTAGTCACTCTGCACATGTTCACTGCCTCTTTCTCAGGGATTTCCCAACATCCTGCAGCTAGAAATCTGGTAAAATACCatgtggagagggagggaggacaaAATGGGAACATCAAATGCAACCAGGTTGTATGTGCTGGTTAGCTGAGTCCTCCCTGTGACTCTCTGCAGGCAGTGGGGCATTTTACAAAACTTcaaggctggagctggggctgggctctcTAACAgtccctgctggggctgaggtCCCTCTGATCCCTGGGAGCTCGATCAGGCACTGGGGCTAAGGAAGACAGGCAGATAGATAAGTAGGCATTGGAGTGAGAAGGTATGTAGGCAAACGTGGGAGAATCTTGCTCTTCTGAATTAGCCTACATAGCATGAAGAACTATATTGTTTTTTAATATCAAGGGTGTCAGACATGGATTTGTGATCCTGATACCGCATAATCAATTCTCTCCCCTCTGCTGTGCTTTGTCAGGAGCAGTTTTGTTCATTTGCTTGTTCACGCTTTCCTTCCTGTTTTGCTTGTCTTTATAGATTTTTATCTGAAAGTTGAAAACGGTTTTTGTTGATATCGGGAAGATTGCACCTGCTTTTGGAAATAGGCGAGTGACACAACATGATGATAAAATAGCCATTTGAGATGCATTTGTTAATGCTGATAACAGAGTAATGTTGCCTGGAATATTTACAGtgcaagggagggaggggggagtcTCCTCAAGTGTTTAGGGGTCAGTTCAACTCTTTGAACTGCTGCCATCTGAAGGTTAGGCATCTGCTCTAAACTGACTGACTAGGCACCCTCTTGAGACCATGGCgagaggtgggaagggacataATCCCTTCTGGAGATGTGTGTTTTAAATACATCTTTTGTGTCAGAACAGGATGGGACAGAAAGGATTGTCCCCTGGAAATTACTGTCTCTTTCCGCTGACTACAACGGGAGCCTAAGTGACTTTGACTTGCTGCCCAAGATTTAGATAGTTACAGTAGGGGAAATGAATCCCAGGCCTGCTCATTTGGCAGCACAAACCACAATGAAAGTTAGTGGGAGTTAAGGCTTTTGAACCTTCCAAGTGCTGTAGATAATGCTGCTATTAAGTTTGATGTTTCCTGTGAGATACTTGCCTGTGTCTGGGCTCACAAATGTGATTTGTTGGTTAAGCCTGAGACCAAATTCTTCCAGAGGTCTGTTAGGAAGGAAGGAGGATAGTGTGATCTGTGGCAATATGAAGGGTTCAGAATCCAATTTTAAGCAGTGCAAGCCCTGCAGCAATGTAGTCTGTAAGTAATAGAAGGTATTGTTGGGCAGTGATATGCCAAATCTATGTGATACATTGATCAGATCCATTGTTTTTGTATGGTATTTTAGGTTAGAGATTACTTTCATTGTAGaagatattttaatatatatcaaTTTCTTAGGGATGCAGAGGGAATGTTGGTGGGTACCTGCATTTTGCTCTGTCTGAGTTTATGAGCACAACTTTTTCTAACTGTACTGGTTTTGTAGGTTTCTGTGACTATTTAAAAACAGGATTATTGATGTAAAACGTGACCATCCAGATCACAGAAGAAAGGCTAGTGAAAAATGGCCTTTGCCAAGCACGAGTCCTCTCCCCTATTTCTGGGATGATATCTTTACctctgaaaatggaggccctgtGTCTCAGAAGCTTGTGGGAGCCCTAGGGCCCTTCTGGAGACTCTGCAGCTATTAGGAGGGGCTGGCTGTAGGGATGATTTGGCCACTAAGGTACTCCATAATTTATAACTGAATTATATCCTAAAATGGACTTCATTTGGAGATTGCTCATTGGCCTTAAAAGTTGCTTTTTGTGTTGCTAGTGATTGCTTGACTTGTTTTATTCCCTGTGTCGTGAGGCAGGGGAGCCCTTAAATTTGGGTTCTTGTACTGAGTTGAAGTGCTGTGTGCTGTGGAACACCATGGCATCACTAGGTGAGTGGCAGCTGAGCACTCAGTTCTCCTGTTGCACATGTTGTAGGTCAAGAATGGgctattttatatatatatacacttttCCTCTGAATTACTTTTCTAGCAATTGATCTTCATCTGCAGGGCATGTAAATGCTGCAGTTTGTTAGAGTCCCTGCTAAATACCTTCTTCAAAGTGACAGAGAGACAACCCATGCATCTCTACCAGTACTCTTCAGTGGTGAGATACTGAAGTGTGTTTGGGTAAATTTTGcatcttccttctctctcatgcttccctccctcctctctgttttgtttgtttcaggtTCTCGGCCTTTTTGGATCTACACAGTGGAAGCTGCATCTTGTGTATGGCGTGGTTAAGCTTGCAGCCTGTCACCTCGGCCTTCCTCCATTTTGGGCTGGTTACTTTTGTGCTGTTTTTGCATGGTTTGCAGGTGGATGCTGGCCTGACGGGAGACTCAACCAGTTCAGTACAAAACAGCTCGTGTTCAGGATCTTTTGACTGCAAGGAGGGTGTTATCCTGCCAATATGGTACCCAGAAAACCCATCCCTTGGGGACAAAATTGCCCGTGTTATCGTATACTTTGTAGCACTGATCTACATGTTCCTTGGAGTCTCCATCATTGCAGATCGTTTCATGGCATCTATAGAGGTTATTACATctcaggagaaagaaataactATTAAGAAACCAAATGGAGAGACCACAACGACCACCATTCGGATTTGGAATGAAACTGTTTCCAACTTAACCCTCAtggctctgggctcctctgctCCTGAGATCCTCTTGTCTCTGATAGAAGTATGTGGGCATGGATTCATAGCTGGAGACCTGGGGCCCTCAACAGTTGTTGGCAGCGCAGCTTTCAATATGTTTATCATCATTGCCATCTGTGTCTATGTGATCCCTGACGGGGAAACCAGAAAGATAAAACACCTGAGGGTTTTCTTTGTCACAGCTGCATGGAGCATCTTTGCTTACATCTGGTTGTACATGATCCTTGCTGTGTTCTCTCCAGGTGTGGTTCAGGTTTGGGAAGGCCTGCTCacacttttcttctttccacttTGTGTCGTTCTGGCCTGGATAGCAGATAGACGTCTGCTTTTCTATAAGTATATGCACAAAAAGTACCGTACTGACAAGCACAGGGGcattatcatagaatcagaagGTGATCACCCTAAGGGAATTGAAATGGATGGCAAGATGATGAACTCCCACTTTTTAGATGGGAACTTAGTGACtgtggaggggaaggaggtggaTGAATCTCGCAAAGAGATGATCCGGATCCTTAAGGACCTGAAGCAAAAGCACCCAGAAAAGGACTTGGACCAGCTGGTGGAGATGGCTAACTACTATGCGTTGTCTCATCAGCAAAAGAGCAGAGCCTTTTATCGCATTCAAGCAACCAGAATGATGACAGGAGCTGGcaatattttgaaaaagcatGCAGCTGAGCAAGCCAAGAAAAGCACCAGCTTACATGAGGTGCGGCCAGAGGAACCTGAGGAATTCATCTCCAAAATTTATTTTGACCCATGCTCCTACCAGTGTCTTGAGAACTGTGGTGCCGTTCTCCTGACAGTGGTGCGGAAAGGAGGGGACATATCCAAGACCATCTACGTGGACTATAAAACAGAGGATGGCTCTGCCAATGCTGGTGCTGACTATGAGTTCACAGAGGGGACTGTTGTCTTGAAATCAGGGGAGACCCAGAAGGAGTTCTCAGTGGGCATTATTGATGATGACATATTTGAGGAAGATGAGCATTTCTTTGTGCGGCTCAGTAATCTCCGTGTGGTGGAGAGTGAGGAACCTCCAGAGCTCAATAACTCCCCATACCCAAAGGCCATACTGGCGTCTCCTTGTGTGGCCACAGTGACTATCCTGGATGATGACCATGCTGGCATCTTCACATTTGAGTGTGACATTATACATGTCAGTGAGAGCATCGGTGTGATGGAAGTCAAAGTCCTAAGGACATCAGGTGCTCGCGGTACAGTCATAGTGCCATTTAGGACAGTAGAAGGGACAGCGAAAGGAGGTGGAGAAGACTTTGAAGACACTTACGGGGAGCTGGAGTTCAAGAATGATGAAACTGTGTAAGTACCCCATTCATTTCTGTTCCTGGGTCTACTTCTGGTGTTTAACCCCACATTTTGCATCCATTACAGGTGAATGCTGACGAGGGACAAGCTCCTTTCTTCACTTTTCCATCAGTTTCCCTACTTACCTCTTTCAGGCAAGAACCAACAGCAGGATTTAAGAGCTCAAAGCTCTCGTCCATTCCCTCTTGGGAATGACAAATTGAGGCTTAGAAATACTGGGGGACAGGGGATAGGAGGAAAATGTATCATTCTCTGAGGTCCTGTACTAAAGCTAAGGGCTAATGGAGAGTTAAGatagagagagaaggaaaaggatgagGTTTTACTTGGCTAGGCGAATACGGGAAAGCCTCTTTTTGAACACCAAACATAGAGCTCACAGGAGTGTTTTGCAATCCCTAGATGAAAGGTTCACAACAGTTATTCCTAGGCAAGCAAGTGCTGCTCAGTAGACATGGGGCTTTATTTTCAAAGGAGCAGCGCATCATACCTGTGTCTCTAGGCTTGCCTGTGCAACAGTCAGATCCATGGGGCAGCTAATTTAGAGCATAGGCACAGCTGCAAGCTATTCTGCTGGACTTGAAGTCCTTCCAGCCTTTATGTCCCTATGGTCTACCCATATTCCCCACATCACCTTCTCTATGATTTTTCTATGTCTGTTCATTTACTAcctgtgttttttccccttatcaAATACTGTGGCAAATGGCAATAATGCTCCGAAGCACTGCAGATCACAGCCTGTCCATGTGGCTTCATGACCCAGTGTTTTCATACAGAATAAGGAAGGGAAGTAGCATCCTattaattcagctttttttattGCGTACATGTAGCCGATACTAAGCTAGGAAGTAATAAAGACCAGAGAGGCAATAGTGTCTATTTGCTCTAAGTACCTGCTGTTAACTTTAGGGAGGAATGAGAAAAATCCCTTACCTGAgtagggagagggagaggggtgTGAGCCCGGTGCTAAAACTCCCTAGTGTTAAGTGCCTAGGTTCCTTTTGTTAAAACCTAATCACTTGACCCATCACAGGAAGAATTGTGCAGACTTGCATCTGGCATCAGAGAAAGGAAGTCTTTGTACCAAGCCTCCCAATACGGTACCCAGAAGGATGTTAATGTATTAAGTACTATAGAGTAGGGATACCCTAATTCAGTAGCACCTGCTGCCTTAGCCCACTAAACCATTTAATCCAGCTAATATCCACTGCCCTGATGCTTGATTATAAGTACGTGTTCTTCCTGTTAAAGGAAGAGAAGCTTCTGATTGGCTGACTTCAGCCACTGTCAGAGATGGAAGGGGATCAGCTGTTCTCATCTGGCCTTTTTCAGGGAGATGGGCCATGCAGGTTAGTCTTATTAATTGAGCCGCAAGCTGATTTCTCTAAAGAAGGTGAAGAAGAATGTCAGATGTGTGATTACAGTCTCCTGTGAGTAGGCTACCTAAAGTATAATGGGTACTACCTTGATTCAACCAGGTCTTCAAGCAAAGAGATTTTTCTTGCTTGAAGAAGACCCATCAGTAAAAGGCCTGCAGATTTGGGATGCCAGAGAACAAGCCCATGAGCCATCTTCCTCCAAACTATATTCCCTTTCTCTCATCTTCTGGCCGATGGAACAattctttttgtctttgaaaaattTGACAGGTCAGAACATACCCATATAGTTGCTTCACTTGGGTTAAAACAAATCACATTCAGCAGGATCAGGCGCATCCTTGTGGGACAGACTCTAGTGAAAAAGAAGACAGTCCAGAAAACAAGTATGTGTAGGTTCCTTAATGCTGTCGGTTTTGACCCAGAGATACCCTAGAGCATAGGTAAGGCATTAGTGATGTGCTTCAAGTGTGCCGACAGCTGATGCATTAATGTGACTTTCACTTCTGCATCAGAAGCCTGCTGGGATCAAAGCCTACTAGCCACAGTGGCCATGGAGACCATGTGGCTAGCagagattaatttcttttgaagCTAGAATTAGCGTAGCTAGCTCAACATGGCGCTTAATCAAACTAATAAGCCTAACAAGGAGGGAGATCATGTCAGGCAGCACATACCTTTATTCACTCCCTATTCACTCTTTACTCACACCTCCAGGAATTGCAGGAATGGAATTTTGGTCTGGAAATGTGGAGGTAGTTTTCAGTAATCAGTTCTTGGCCTTTAAATTCAGAGAACACAGGTCAATTGCTGCATTTTGCTAGctcttctctgaggtgcagatgGTAGCAGCTGTAGAAACCTGGAAGCAGTAATAGGTGGGTTTAAtatcttccttttctgctttgtgcTTCCTACTTTCTAAATctgaatgcagaaaaataacttttagcAAATATTTAGGCTGCAAACAAATTTGAGGTGATTTAGATCTGAATTTGGAGTTCAGACCTATAATGCTACTATTCCAACCATTTGTTCAGCCCAGTTTGGGAAGATAGGTGCATAAGGTGTTTGGGACCATTTTGCTGACCCAGAGGGCAGTGTGTGAGTCACAATATCGCTTGGTACAAGGCTGTGTGAAGACACTGGGTCACCAAATAGCCAGAGCATTGTCTGGCTGAATATTTGAGGCCCTGCCTCTTCGATGCCTTGCCACTCAGGGAGATCCACTGCGAGGTACTGACATCCCCTGCACACTGAAGTGGGAACCAAGAGTCTACTAAGCCAGTGCAgaacagagaggaaagcaggGAGACTAAAATGATCAGTAGACAATACTAAGGGTGTCAGAAAGCAGTGAAAAGTTACGTACTCCCCGCTTCAGCCCATTGATTAGAACCTTGTTTAGGAAAGGTGGAACTTGGGCTATAGTTTCCATTCTGGTGTAAAACTCAGTGTAAGAGTTTTACATGCCCATCTCACTGCCTTAATCTTCTCAGTCTCCTCACGAAGTCACTTTGATAAGATTTTGTGACTCATGGAGGAAGGAAATTAATTAACAGCATCTTGCAAACATGTAAGACAGTGCTAAACTTTACTGTGGCTGTGCATGTATGATAAGGATCTGCAGAACTGCAGCCTCAAAGAATCTGTGATCTGTGTAAACTGAAGGAGAGTAAAAGGTTCAGTTCATGCTCTCAGCTTGTTCTCCAACACATGAACTAAAAAATTCCATCTTGCACTGTACAGCAGTAGGCAATCTGTAAGTAGTTCAGTAGTAGGTCAGCCTCCTAAAGTGTGGCAATGGCTAGATTAATCTAAGAGGCACTGGCTTACACAGCATCCCTGAGATTAAACTAGAGGAGAGGCACTGCAATCTACCAGATCCCTAGGACTGAGGATAAGCACTTTCCCTGGAAACTAAATAGAGAAGAGGTCTTCACTTCGCTATAACAAAACAAACTACCGCAGGGTTGTCTTTAAGAGGCTTTCCCTAAAATATATGGGTCTAAAAAAAAGCTGAGTTCATGTGAGTGTTAAAGAACGAGAGGGAAATGGATCCTGCCAGCGGGTCTTGCTTATTGCCTCTGTGATTCTTTCTAGACTAACACAGTCAAAGTTTCCTTACTCACATTTGGGTGGGAGCACAAGAGAAAGCAGGCTGAGATGAGGAGGCTTGAAACAATGCAGTCACTACTGAAATATGGTCCcatgcagtgtgtgtgtgtgtgtgtgtgtgtgtatgggtgtGTTTGAGTGTTGGATAGCTATAAATCAAGCCATGTAGTCTTGAGTGCTGTCATCTGTTGAGAAGGGAATTGATCAAGTCTCAAATATTTGATTATGCTGCCTCTTTTTCAATACATCTGTTATTTCCGAACTCCTGCACCAGTGAGGGTCAGATACACCTAAGCAACTGAAGTGGGATCCTAGCTCTCTTGTTGACTAAAAGGATCAATCAAttccaaaacttttttttcagtatgactgcatatttttctctttagtgaTTTTTCATGTAAATAAATGTTAGGTTCTTCAAGGTATGAAAATGTAGAAGAATGATTGACCCTGCTGCTTTATCATGTCCAGGcaataaagaaattattaagaGCCAGAAGCAAAAAATGAATTGGGTTTTAAGGGATTTTCTTTTTGCGTAATAAAGAGAACTCTATGAAgtcattaaatttaatttaaattttttcagtttaaattgttttctctgtttaaaatttcaaattcaTATGGAAATTTGTCTATGTCTTGTTTTAGAAAATTTGGGAAGATACACAAGTTGCTCATTTTCCTAATTGCTGTTAGTTTCTCCCAGCAGATCTGGTGAAGGTGATAGTGGAGAAAAGTGAATGGTGGTTTTCTGGTTGAAGGATGTCACACTGAGGTTTGGCATCATTAATTGTCCTTCCTTTTTGCCGTGCAGCACTTGAGGAAACTGTCAACTTAATTTTTTGATTTGATCACCTACACAGTCATGGTTGTGGCATTTTGAGGGAAATGCTATTATTGATACTTAGATCTTTTGCATGGTATTTCATCAGTAGATCTCATTGCACTTTGGGAAGGAAATTGAAACAGTATTCCCATTCTGcagatgaggggaaaaaaatagagagaaagTGACTTCCTTTTAGATTACCCAGCAGATCaaaggcaaagacaggaataaaaACTAATCTCATTGAACTGCCGGCCTGCGCTGTATCCAGAGAAGGTCCGTGTACATCAAGCTTATAATTTTCTGTTACTCAGGAACACAGTGAATTTATGCAGATTTATTGACCTCTCCTCAGCCACCGAGAATCGGGTTGGTACAGGTATAGACAGTAGCTGCAATATCTCTCTGTTCCCCCAAACTGACAAGAGGA
It encodes:
- the SLC8A3 gene encoding sodium/calcium exchanger 3 isoform X6; the protein is MAWLSLQPVTSAFLHFGLVTFVLFLHGLQVDAGLTGDSTSSVQNSSCSGSFDCKEGVILPIWYPENPSLGDKIARVIVYFVALIYMFLGVSIIADRFMASIEVITSQEKEITIKKPNGETTTTTIRIWNETVSNLTLMALGSSAPEILLSLIEVCGHGFIAGDLGPSTVVGSAAFNMFIIIAICVYVIPDGETRKIKHLRVFFVTAAWSIFAYIWLYMILAVFSPGVVQVWEGLLTLFFFPLCVVLAWIADRRLLFYKYMHKKYRTDKHRGIIIESEGDHPKGIEMDGKMMNSHFLDGNLVTVEGKEVDESRKEMIRILKDLKQKHPEKDLDQLVEMANYYALSHQQKSRAFYRIQATRMMTGAGNILKKHAAEQAKKSTSLHEVRPEEPEEFISKIYFDPCSYQCLENCGAVLLTVVRKGGDISKTIYVDYKTEDGSANAGADYEFTEGTVVLKSGETQKEFSVGIIDDDIFEEDEHFFVRLSNLRVVESEEPPELNNSPYPKAILASPCVATVTILDDDHAGIFTFECDIIHVSESIGVMEVKVLRTSGARGTVIVPFRTVEGTAKGGGEDFEDTYGELEFKNDETVKTIRVKIVDEEEYERQENFFIALGEPQWMERGISEVAERKLTVEEEEAKRIAEMGKPILGEHPKLEVIIEESYEFKSTVDKLIKKTNLALVVGTHSWRDQFMEAITVSAAGDEDEDESGEERLPSCFDYVMHFLTVFWKVLFACVPPTEYCNGWACFVVSILIIGMLTAVIGDLASHFGCTIGLKDSVTAVVFVAFGTSVPDTFASKAAAVQDVYADASITNVTGSNAVNVFLGIGLAWSVAAIYWASQGQEFQVSAGTLAFSVTLFTIFAFICISVLLYRRRPHLGGELGGPRGCKLATTLLFVSLWLLYILFATLEAYCYIKGF
- the SLC8A3 gene encoding sodium/calcium exchanger 3 isoform X5; this translates as MAWLSLQPVTSAFLHFGLVTFVLFLHGLQVDAGLTGDSTSSVQNSSCSGSFDCKEGVILPIWYPENPSLGDKIARVIVYFVALIYMFLGVSIIADRFMASIEVITSQEKEITIKKPNGETTTTTIRIWNETVSNLTLMALGSSAPEILLSLIEVCGHGFIAGDLGPSTVVGSAAFNMFIIIAICVYVIPDGETRKIKHLRVFFVTAAWSIFAYIWLYMILAVFSPGVVQVWEGLLTLFFFPLCVVLAWIADRRLLFYKYMHKKYRTDKHRGIIIESEGDHPKGIEMDGKMMNSHFLDGNLVTVEGKEVDESRKEMIRILKDLKQKHPEKDLDQLVEMANYYALSHQQKSRAFYRIQATRMMTGAGNILKKHAAEQAKKSTSLHEVRPEEPEEFISKIYFDPCSYQCLENCGAVLLTVVRKGGDISKTIYVDYKTEDGSANAGADYEFTEGTVVLKSGETQKEFSVGIIDDDIFEEDEHFFVRLSNLRVVESEEPPELNNSPYPKAILASPCVATVTILDDDHAGIFTFECDIIHVSESIGVMEVKVLRTSGARGTVIVPFRTVEGTAKGGGEDFEDTYGELEFKNDETVKTVHIKVIDDEEYEKTKNFFIELMSPRMVDMSLQKEVAERKLTVEEEEAKRIAEMGKPILGEHPKLEVIIEESYEFKSTVDKLIKKTNLALVVGTHSWRDQFMEAITVSAAGDEDEDESGEERLPSCFDYVMHFLTVFWKVLFACVPPTEYCNGWACFVVSILIIGMLTAVIGDLASHFGCTIGLKDSVTAVVFVAFGTSVPDTFASKAAAVQDVYADASITNVTGSNAVNVFLGIGLAWSVAAIYWASQGQEFQVSAGTLAFSVTLFTIFAFICISVLLYRRRPHLGGELGGPRGCKLATTLLFVSLWLLYILFATLEAYCYIKGF
- the SLC8A3 gene encoding sodium/calcium exchanger 3 isoform X7; translated protein: MFLGVSIIADRFMASIEVITSQEKEITIKKPNGETTTTTIRIWNETVSNLTLMALGSSAPEILLSLIEVCGHGFIAGDLGPSTVVGSAAFNMFIIIAICVYVIPDGETRKIKHLRVFFVTAAWSIFAYIWLYMILAVFSPGVVQVWEGLLTLFFFPLCVVLAWIADRRLLFYKYMHKKYRTDKHRGIIIESEGDHPKGIEMDGKMMNSHFLDGNLVTVEGKEVDESRKEMIRILKDLKQKHPEKDLDQLVEMANYYALSHQQKSRAFYRIQATRMMTGAGNILKKHAAEQAKKSTSLHEVRPEEPEEFISKIYFDPCSYQCLENCGAVLLTVVRKGGDISKTIYVDYKTEDGSANAGADYEFTEGTVVLKSGETQKEFSVGIIDDDIFEEDEHFFVRLSNLRVVESEEPPELNNSPYPKAILASPCVATVTILDDDHAGIFTFECDIIHVSESIGVMEVKVLRTSGARGTVIVPFRTVEGTAKGGGEDFEDTYGELEFKNDETVKTVHIKVIDDEEYEKTKNFFIELMSPRMVDMSLQKALLLTQEVAERKLTVEEEEAKRIAEMGKPILGEHPKLEVIIEESYEFKSTVDKLIKKTNLALVVGTHSWRDQFMEAITVSAAGDEDEDESGEERLPSCFDYVMHFLTVFWKVLFACVPPTEYCNGWACFVVSILIIGMLTAVIGDLASHFGCTIGLKDSVTAVVFVAFGTSVPDTFASKAAAVQDVYADASITNVTGSNAVNVFLGIGLAWSVAAIYWASQGQEFQVSAGTLAFSVTLFTIFAFICISVLLYRRRPHLGGELGGPRGCKLATTLLFVSLWLLYILFATLEAYCYIKGF